The sequence TGTTATTTCGATAAGTTACGGCTTAATCTCTGTTTTTATGCGATTTGCGTACTGATAAGGAAGTATACGATGTTTTATGTAGATCATTTAAAATCAATGATCTATAAAGGTGTTAATAATGTTTACGCTAACGAACCGTATACAGCAGTAATAAATTCAGGAATTTATTAGATTATTCCCTTTTATAATTTTGCTGCGATAACCAATTACAGAATTGCAGGTTATCCATAACCTCTATGCCTGCTTTTTCCCCGGGCCCTCCGGCACGGCCTTCTGCCTTGAAAATACGGGATGAGGAGTATAAACTCTAATGATGGAATCAAGGACCGAGAATGATTTTTTGGGATCTTTGGAAGTCCCGGCGGATGCCTATTACGGGATTCATACCCTTCGTGCGTCATCCAATTTCACCATCTCCGGGCTCAGGGTACCGCCGGAGATGGTACGTGCCATGGCGCAGGTGAAAATGGCGTGCGCCCGGGCGAACGTTCGGGTCGGTCTTTTTTCGCCGGAAATCGGGAATGCGATCGAGGGCGCGGGCCGGGAGATACTCGAAGGGTCGTTATCCAACCAGTTCATCACCGATGCGCTCCAAGGGGGCGCGGGTACTTCCACCAACATGAATATGAATGAAGTGCTCGCAAATCGTGCGATTGAGATTCTCGGCGGCAAAAAAGGCGACTACGGCCTCGTCGACCCCTTCAATCACGTAAATCTCTCCCAGTCTACCAACGACGTCTATCCCACGGCCCTCAAAGTGGCGGCAATAGGCATGGTGCTCGACTTAGCCCAAGCGATCGCCCGTCTCCAGGGCGCGCTTCAGGAGAAGGAGGCGGCCTTCGCCCATATCCTCAAGCTCGGCAGGACGGAGATGCAGGATGCGGTTCCCATCACCCTGGGGCAGGAGTTCGGGGCCTTTGCCGAGGCCTTTGCCCGGGACCGGTGGAGGTTATTCAAGGTGGAGGAGCGGCTCCGGCAGGTAAACCTGGGCGGGACCGCGATCGGAACCGGGCTTAATGCCCGTCGGGACTTTATCTATGCGGCCACGGAAGAATTGCAGGAGATCACGGGCCTTGGGATCGCCAGGGCGGAGAATATGGTGGACGTCACCCAGAATGCGGATGTCTTTGTCGAAGTCTCGGGACTTCTCAAGGCCGCGGCCGCCAATTTCGCAAAGGTGGCGGGAGACCTGAAGCTCCTCTCCTCCGGCCCTTTCGGCGGTATCGCCGAGATCCGTCTACCTCGTCTCCAGGCGGGCTCTTCGATTATGCCCGGTAAGATCAACCCCGTGATTCCGGAAATGGTGATCCAGGCGGCCTATCAGGTTATCTGCTTCGACCAGGGCATTACCATGGCAGCGGCATCAGGACAACTTGAGTTAAACGCTTGTCTGCCTCTTATCACTTACAACCTCCTTTCTTCCCTCAGGCTCCTTATCAACAGTGCGGTGATCCTCCGTACCCGCTGCATTGAAGGCATCACCGCGAACGAAGAAAACTGCCGGAGATGGCTCGAGGAGAGCGCCTGCCTGGCGACGGCATTGGTAC is a genomic window of Syntrophorhabdaceae bacterium containing:
- a CDS encoding aspartate ammonia-lyase → MMESRTENDFLGSLEVPADAYYGIHTLRASSNFTISGLRVPPEMVRAMAQVKMACARANVRVGLFSPEIGNAIEGAGREILEGSLSNQFITDALQGGAGTSTNMNMNEVLANRAIEILGGKKGDYGLVDPFNHVNLSQSTNDVYPTALKVAAIGMVLDLAQAIARLQGALQEKEAAFAHILKLGRTEMQDAVPITLGQEFGAFAEAFARDRWRLFKVEERLRQVNLGGTAIGTGLNARRDFIYAATEELQEITGLGIARAENMVDVTQNADVFVEVSGLLKAAAANFAKVAGDLKLLSSGPFGGIAEIRLPRLQAGSSIMPGKINPVIPEMVIQAAYQVICFDQGITMAAASGQLELNACLPLITYNLLSSLRLLINSAVILRTRCIEGITANEENCRRWLEESACLATALVPYIGYDEAGRIAGRAVAERKTVKEIALERGLFKEEEIDAIFSTPELTRPGIAGERKLGRNKEDGSKKRD